From Actinopolyspora lacussalsi, a single genomic window includes:
- a CDS encoding putative enzyme related to lactoylglutathione lyase (product_source=COG3324; cath_funfam=3.10.180.10; cog=COG3324; ko=KO:K06996; superfamily=54593) yields MPPNSAVCGLRRAELRTADPAATAGFYRKLLDWTVLRSEEGFECWVGERKCATLRTNRSRRTPQWQLVFAGATTDGDLSGPEDTCASMVRGRAQHGPWAPPPRKGEPCWVELRTAQAESADSFWSESLIWTVRTDSPRTSYTVGERAVAARSGPRGAAESTGWLCYFVVGALDEAAERVTELGGSVLERAPHDVLGESIVIADSDGVVSALVGETARWGG; encoded by the coding sequence TTGCCCCCAAACTCAGCGGTTTGCGGCCTGCGCCGCGCCGAGCTGCGTACTGCCGATCCCGCCGCCACCGCAGGCTTCTACCGGAAACTGCTGGACTGGACGGTGTTGCGATCCGAGGAAGGCTTCGAGTGCTGGGTCGGTGAGCGCAAGTGCGCCACGCTCCGCACGAACCGTTCCCGACGAACCCCGCAGTGGCAACTCGTGTTCGCGGGTGCCACCACGGACGGAGATCTCTCGGGCCCGGAGGACACCTGCGCGAGCATGGTCAGAGGCCGCGCACAGCACGGCCCGTGGGCGCCACCGCCCCGCAAGGGCGAGCCGTGCTGGGTCGAACTGCGCACCGCACAGGCGGAGTCCGCCGACAGCTTCTGGAGCGAGTCGTTGATCTGGACGGTGCGGACGGACTCGCCGAGGACGAGTTACACGGTGGGGGAACGCGCGGTGGCGGCCCGGAGCGGTCCGCGCGGTGCGGCGGAGAGCACCGGTTGGCTGTGCTACTTCGTGGTGGGCGCACTGGACGAGGCAGCCGAACGCGTCACGGAACTCGGGGGATCGGTACTGGAACGCGCGCCGCACGACGTACTGGGGGAGTCCATCGTGATCGCCGACTCCGACGGGGTCGTCTCCGCGCTGGTGGGGGAGACGGCCCGCTGGGGCGGCTGA
- a CDS encoding rubredoxin (product_source=COG1773; cog=COG1773; pfam=PF13397), with protein sequence MADRVLRGSRLGAVSYETDRNHDLAPRRTVRYACSKDHEFEVPFSDDAEIPSTWECRLHGTESKIIDGSQPEQKKAKPPRTHWDMLLERRSVPELEELLNERLEELRARRNRPTESTN encoded by the coding sequence ATGGCCGACCGCGTTCTGCGTGGCAGCCGGCTCGGAGCGGTGAGCTACGAGACGGATCGTAACCACGACCTCGCACCGCGCCGGACGGTGCGCTACGCCTGCTCCAAGGACCACGAGTTCGAGGTGCCCTTCTCCGACGACGCCGAGATCCCGTCGACCTGGGAATGTCGCCTGCACGGCACCGAGTCGAAGATCATCGACGGCAGCCAGCCGGAGCAGAAGAAGGCCAAGCCGCCGCGCACCCACTGGGACATGCTGCTGGAGCGCCGCAGCGTCCCCGAGCTCGAGGAACTGCTCAACGAGCGGCTGGAGGAGTTGCGCGCACGCCGTAACCGGCCCACCGAGAGCACGAACTGA
- a CDS encoding hypothetical protein (product_source=Hypo-rule applied) produces the protein MYCAQSCRQRAYERRAAVQRGGLPEDAVVLSGAELDDLQDRLFQLRCAAEDVATAAGEGAEQAEVRSLAQQLLDSARDLERIR, from the coding sequence ATGTACTGCGCGCAGTCCTGCAGACAGCGGGCCTACGAGCGTCGCGCGGCGGTACAGCGCGGTGGGCTGCCGGAGGACGCGGTGGTGCTTTCCGGGGCGGAACTCGACGATCTGCAGGACAGACTGTTCCAGCTGCGGTGCGCCGCCGAGGACGTCGCCACGGCGGCGGGTGAGGGTGCGGAACAGGCGGAGGTACGAAGTCTGGCGCAGCAGCTGCTGGACAGCGCGCGTGACTTGGAACGTATCCGCTAG
- a CDS encoding dolichol-phosphate mannosyltransferase (product_source=KO:K00721; cath_funfam=3.90.550.10; cog=COG0463; ko=KO:K00721; pfam=PF00535; superfamily=53448), whose protein sequence is MTNPRQSANSTASSVLVVIPTFNERENLRTIVRRLTTAVPTTHVLIVDDNSPDGTGALADEIAAVDERIHVLHRAAKAGLGAAYVAGFDWALRRGYEAIVEMDADGSHAPEQLTTMLEALPRAGMVLGSRYVPGGTVLNWPWYRSLLSRGGNVYSKWALGVAINDLTGGFRVYRGEVLRELELHTVASQGYCFQVDLAMRVVETGSTVAEVPITFVERESGESKMNGSIVREALLRVTKWGLRRRGRRLLAWLSGGRAPLRRGR, encoded by the coding sequence ATGACGAATCCGCGGCAGTCGGCGAACTCCACCGCGTCCTCGGTACTCGTGGTGATTCCGACCTTCAACGAGCGGGAGAATCTGCGAACCATCGTGCGGCGGCTGACCACGGCCGTGCCCACCACACACGTCCTGATCGTCGACGACAACAGCCCGGACGGGACCGGTGCGCTGGCAGACGAGATCGCCGCGGTCGACGAGCGGATCCACGTGCTGCACCGTGCCGCCAAGGCCGGGCTCGGTGCCGCTTACGTCGCGGGCTTCGACTGGGCGCTCCGGCGCGGTTACGAGGCGATCGTGGAGATGGATGCCGACGGTTCGCACGCCCCGGAGCAGCTGACCACCATGCTCGAAGCGCTTCCCCGGGCGGGCATGGTGCTGGGGTCGCGATACGTCCCGGGTGGGACCGTGCTGAACTGGCCCTGGTACCGATCCCTGTTGTCGCGAGGCGGCAACGTCTACTCCAAGTGGGCACTCGGGGTGGCGATCAACGATCTCACCGGTGGCTTCCGGGTTTACCGGGGCGAGGTGCTGCGCGAGCTGGAGCTGCACACCGTGGCTTCGCAGGGTTACTGCTTCCAGGTGGATCTGGCGATGCGCGTCGTGGAGACGGGCAGCACCGTGGCGGAGGTGCCCATCACCTTCGTGGAGCGGGAAAGCGGCGAGTCGAAGATGAACGGCTCGATCGTGCGGGAGGCACTGTTGCGGGTGACCAAGTGGGGACTGCGCCGCAGGGGGCGTCGGCTGCTTGCCTGGCTGAGCGGCGGGAGGGCACCGCTGCGACGCGGTCGGTGA
- a CDS encoding UMF1 family MFS transporter (product_source=KO:K06902; cath_funfam=1.20.1250.20; cog=COG2270; ko=KO:K06902; pfam=PF11700; superfamily=103473; transmembrane_helix_parts=Inside_1_20,TMhelix_21_43,Outside_44_86,TMhelix_87_109,Inside_110_120,TMhelix_121_140,Outside_141_144,TMhelix_145_167,Inside_168_178,TMhelix_179_201,Outside_202_215,TMhelix_216_238,Inside_239_270,TMhelix_271_293,Outside_294_307,TMhelix_308_330,Inside_331_338,TMhelix_339_356,Outside_357_423,TMhelix_424_446,Inside_447_465) gives MAATDAEFTPETARRREHSGWCWYDWANSVFPTSITTVFLSLYLTTVATRAAESDTARNGAAACPGGDALQRCDIAVLGWSFPAGSLWGYLLALAAVVQVLVLPIAGAVADRTRDKRRMLGIFAFCGAGTTALLALVGGQNWLLGAVLFLLANLCFGAAVVVYYSLLPEIAHADERDGLSARGWAFGYLGGGVALALHLMLYVGHDALGIGEDTAVRLVFVSAGVWWAVFTVLPLRLLPGRRPGASSEGPVLRAGFRQLGATLRQARRLPLTLAFLGAYMVFTDGISTVFKVSAQYGELELGLDRQVLITTILIVQFIAFLGGMLHGWVARRLGAKRTIMLSLTVWIVVLSGAFFTQQGEPLQFYGVAAGIGLVLGGTNALSRSLFSQMIPAGSEAEYFSLYQIGERSTSWVGPLLFAAVGQATGSFRLAILSLLGFFVLGLLLVSMVPVRRAIRQAGNPAPKVL, from the coding sequence ATGGCCGCCACAGACGCGGAGTTCACGCCGGAAACGGCCCGGCGGCGCGAGCACAGCGGTTGGTGCTGGTACGACTGGGCCAACTCGGTGTTTCCCACCTCGATCACGACGGTGTTCCTGTCGCTGTACCTGACCACGGTGGCGACCCGGGCAGCGGAGTCCGACACGGCACGCAACGGCGCGGCGGCCTGCCCGGGAGGTGACGCGCTGCAGCGGTGTGACATCGCCGTGCTGGGTTGGTCGTTCCCGGCCGGTTCGCTGTGGGGTTATCTGCTCGCGTTGGCCGCGGTGGTTCAGGTGCTGGTCCTGCCGATCGCGGGAGCTGTCGCCGACCGGACCCGCGACAAGCGGAGAATGCTGGGGATCTTCGCCTTCTGCGGGGCGGGAACCACCGCGTTGCTGGCTTTGGTGGGCGGGCAGAACTGGCTGTTGGGCGCCGTGCTCTTCCTGTTGGCGAACCTGTGTTTCGGGGCGGCCGTGGTGGTCTACTACTCACTGCTGCCGGAGATCGCGCACGCCGACGAACGCGACGGACTGTCGGCGCGTGGCTGGGCGTTCGGCTACCTGGGGGGCGGGGTGGCTCTCGCGCTGCACCTGATGCTCTACGTCGGGCACGACGCGCTAGGCATCGGTGAGGACACGGCGGTACGGCTGGTATTCGTCTCCGCCGGGGTGTGGTGGGCCGTGTTCACCGTACTGCCACTGCGGCTACTGCCGGGCAGGCGACCGGGCGCGAGTTCCGAGGGACCGGTGCTGCGTGCCGGTTTCCGGCAGCTGGGTGCCACGCTGCGGCAGGCACGGCGGCTCCCGTTGACCCTGGCCTTTCTCGGCGCGTACATGGTCTTCACCGACGGCATCAGCACGGTGTTCAAGGTGTCGGCACAGTACGGTGAGCTGGAGCTCGGTCTCGACCGACAGGTTCTGATCACGACGATCCTGATCGTACAGTTCATAGCGTTTCTCGGTGGGATGCTGCACGGCTGGGTGGCGCGCAGGCTGGGAGCCAAGCGCACGATCATGCTCAGCCTGACGGTTTGGATCGTGGTGCTGTCCGGGGCGTTCTTCACCCAGCAGGGGGAACCGTTGCAGTTCTACGGGGTCGCGGCCGGGATCGGCCTGGTACTCGGCGGAACGAACGCGTTGTCGCGTTCGTTGTTCAGCCAGATGATCCCGGCCGGGAGCGAGGCCGAGTACTTCTCGCTCTACCAGATCGGCGAGCGCTCCACTTCGTGGGTGGGACCGCTGCTGTTCGCGGCGGTGGGACAGGCGACCGGTTCGTTCCGACTGGCGATCCTGTCGTTGCTCGGTTTCTTCGTGCTGGGCCTGCTGCTGGTCTCGATGGTGCCGGTACGTCGAGCGATCCGGCAGGCGGGCAACCCCGCTCCCAAAGTGCTCTGA
- a CDS encoding integrase/recombinase XerD (product_source=KO:K04763; cath_funfam=1.10.443.10; cog=COG4974; ko=KO:K04763; pfam=PF00589,PF02899; superfamily=56349) — translation MPTSTRDAPNRQPLTDWIAAYLEHLQARKLAENSLRAYRRDLESIAAELAETTGTDGERLPVESVTAQTLRSAFARHAASRSASSVTRAWSSWNGFFRFLVVEGAASGNPMPVVPKPRLAAATPKPLNGEETPERLLRLIAQGARKARNPWPERDLAILSTLLCTGLRSAELLDLTVSALAGRSGERRLHVRGKGGSNRSIPIDESLEGVLEEYLESRRLRFGRRLPGGEPLFVNHRGEPLRRGGLQYLVRQSLRAAGVSDRVQRGAMVHALRHTFATRLAEDGANATEIAKLLGHTSINSSQAYIDVTAREQRLSVRANRTHRVLGELSRGSESE, via the coding sequence GTGCCGACGAGTACACGGGACGCGCCGAACCGACAGCCCCTCACCGATTGGATAGCGGCCTACCTGGAACACCTGCAGGCGCGGAAACTGGCCGAGAACTCACTGCGCGCCTACCGGCGTGACCTCGAATCGATCGCCGCTGAGCTGGCCGAGACGACGGGAACGGACGGCGAGCGACTGCCCGTGGAGTCCGTGACGGCCCAAACGCTGCGTTCGGCGTTCGCCCGGCACGCCGCCAGTCGTTCGGCTTCGTCGGTCACCCGCGCGTGGTCGAGCTGGAACGGGTTCTTCCGGTTCCTGGTCGTGGAGGGCGCGGCCTCGGGGAACCCGATGCCGGTGGTGCCCAAGCCGCGGCTGGCCGCGGCCACCCCGAAACCGCTCAACGGCGAGGAAACCCCGGAGCGGTTGCTGCGGCTGATCGCCCAGGGTGCCCGCAAGGCACGGAACCCCTGGCCTGAGCGGGATCTGGCGATACTGTCCACTCTGCTGTGCACGGGACTGCGCTCGGCGGAACTGCTGGATCTGACCGTCTCGGCGCTGGCGGGCCGAAGCGGCGAACGTCGGCTGCACGTCCGCGGCAAGGGCGGTTCCAACCGGTCGATACCGATCGACGAGTCCCTGGAGGGAGTGCTGGAGGAATACCTGGAAAGCCGCAGGCTGCGGTTCGGGCGGCGACTTCCCGGTGGGGAGCCGTTGTTCGTCAACCATCGGGGTGAGCCGCTGCGGCGCGGCGGGCTGCAGTACCTGGTTCGGCAGTCGCTGCGTGCCGCGGGGGTTTCCGACCGGGTGCAGCGCGGTGCCATGGTGCACGCGTTGCGTCACACCTTCGCGACCCGGCTCGCCGAGGACGGTGCGAACGCCACCGAGATCGCGAAACTGCTGGGGCACACCTCGATCAATTCGAGCCAGGCCTACATAGACGTGACGGCGCGCGAACAGCGGCTGTCCGTGCGGGCGAACCGAACGCACCGGGTGCTGGGCGAACTGTCCAGGGGTTCCGAGTCCGAGTGA
- a CDS encoding acetylornithine deacetylase/succinyl-diaminopimelate desuccinylase-like protein (product_source=COG0624; cath_funfam=3.40.630.10; cog=COG0624; pfam=PF01546,PF07687; superfamily=53187) has product MSAHVDPENDDRSSTDPGLRRAEDEVVTLASELIRFDTTNTGDPATLNPERPAAEYVAEKLGEVGFETTYVESGDTPGRGNVIARLPGADRQRGGLLVHGHLDVVPADPTEWSVHPFSGAVQDDYLWGRGAVDMKDMVGMTLATARRLGRDGITPPRDIVFAFLADEEAGGLQGAQWLVDHRPELFEGCTEAISEVGGYSVTFGDGVRAYLIQTAEKGIRWLKLRVRARAGHGSMVHEDNAVTQLAQAVARLGQHRFPIVLNDSVREFLDGVSELTGWSFPEDDLDGAIAKLGNLSRIIGATVRDIANPTMLNAGYKANVIPSVAEASVDCRILPGREEEFDRELAEVLGPDVEREWVGLPPVETRFEGEIVESMSRSLLTEDPAARTLPYMMSGGTDAKSFSRLGMNCFGFAPLRLPADLDFSALFHGVDERVPVDSLRFGTRVLDHFLRTS; this is encoded by the coding sequence GTGAGCGCACATGTTGATCCCGAGAACGACGACCGGTCGAGCACGGATCCGGGGCTACGCCGAGCCGAGGACGAGGTCGTCACGCTGGCGAGCGAGCTGATCCGGTTCGACACCACCAACACCGGTGATCCGGCGACCCTGAACCCGGAACGCCCGGCGGCCGAGTACGTGGCCGAGAAACTCGGTGAGGTCGGATTCGAGACCACCTACGTGGAATCCGGGGACACCCCCGGACGTGGCAACGTCATCGCCCGTCTGCCCGGCGCCGACCGACAGCGCGGCGGCCTGCTGGTGCACGGCCACCTGGACGTGGTCCCCGCCGACCCGACCGAGTGGTCGGTGCATCCGTTCTCCGGGGCGGTGCAGGACGACTACCTGTGGGGCCGCGGCGCGGTCGACATGAAGGACATGGTCGGCATGACCCTGGCCACGGCCCGCCGACTCGGCCGTGACGGCATCACGCCACCACGCGACATCGTGTTCGCCTTCCTCGCCGACGAGGAGGCCGGCGGGCTGCAGGGCGCGCAGTGGCTGGTAGACCACCGACCGGAGCTGTTCGAGGGCTGCACCGAGGCGATCAGCGAGGTCGGCGGCTACTCGGTGACCTTCGGCGACGGCGTCCGGGCCTATCTGATCCAGACGGCGGAGAAGGGAATCCGCTGGCTCAAGCTGCGGGTCCGCGCCCGCGCGGGGCACGGCTCGATGGTGCACGAGGACAACGCGGTGACCCAGCTCGCCCAGGCCGTCGCGAGACTCGGGCAGCACCGCTTCCCGATCGTGCTCAACGACAGCGTGCGGGAGTTCCTCGACGGGGTCAGCGAACTCACCGGCTGGAGCTTCCCGGAGGACGACCTGGACGGCGCCATCGCCAAGCTGGGCAATCTCTCCCGCATCATCGGAGCCACCGTCCGCGACATCGCCAACCCGACGATGCTCAACGCCGGTTACAAGGCCAACGTGATCCCCTCGGTGGCGGAGGCATCGGTCGACTGCCGCATTCTTCCCGGGCGAGAGGAGGAGTTCGACCGGGAGCTGGCCGAGGTACTCGGCCCGGACGTCGAACGCGAGTGGGTCGGCCTGCCGCCGGTGGAGACCCGGTTCGAGGGCGAGATCGTCGAGTCCATGAGCCGCTCCCTGCTCACCGAGGACCCGGCGGCCCGCACCCTGCCGTACATGATGTCGGGCGGCACCGACGCGAAGTCGTTCAGCAGGCTGGGCATGAACTGCTTCGGCTTCGCCCCGCTGCGCCTGCCCGCGGATCTGGACTTCTCCGCGCTGTTCCACGGGGTGGACGAACGTGTCCCGGTGGACTCGCTGCGGTTCGGCACCCGGGTGCTGGACCACTTCCTGCGCACCTCCTGA
- a CDS encoding glycerophosphoryl diester phosphodiesterase (product_source=KO:K01126; cath_funfam=3.20.20.190; cog=COG0584; ko=KO:K01126; pfam=PF03009; superfamily=51695), translating into MYGSSPASSRQHPFLSPELRPRAFAHRGWHIGELAGMENSLSAFRRAVREGFHYLETDVHSTSDGVAVVHHDADLRRTTDSTGEIHRRRWSSVSDARVGGREPVCSLDQLLEELPEALLNIDVKADSAVVATLRTIRRHNAWHRVCLAGFSDRRLGVLRAHGDARLLTSMGPMEIGGLWLGSRASALAGTVGRASLPVGVAAQVPRRHRGLHVVDRRFVERAHARSTEVHVWTVDDPGEMAELLDVGVDGVLTDRPDLLRDVLRGREQWHTAR; encoded by the coding sequence ATGTACGGCTCGTCCCCGGCTTCCTCCCGGCAGCACCCGTTCCTGAGTCCCGAGCTCCGTCCCCGCGCGTTCGCGCACCGGGGTTGGCACATCGGCGAACTGGCGGGCATGGAGAACTCGCTCAGTGCCTTCCGGCGTGCGGTTCGAGAGGGGTTCCACTACCTGGAGACGGACGTGCACTCCACTTCGGACGGTGTCGCGGTGGTGCACCACGACGCCGACCTGCGCCGGACCACCGACAGCACCGGTGAGATCCATCGTCGGCGCTGGTCGAGCGTCTCCGACGCGCGCGTCGGAGGACGTGAACCGGTGTGCTCGTTGGACCAGTTGCTGGAGGAACTGCCAGAGGCGCTGCTCAACATAGACGTCAAGGCGGATTCGGCGGTGGTGGCGACGCTGCGAACGATCCGGCGGCACAACGCCTGGCACCGGGTGTGTCTGGCGGGTTTCTCCGATCGGAGGCTGGGGGTGCTGCGGGCACACGGGGACGCCCGCCTGCTCACCTCCATGGGACCGATGGAGATCGGTGGGCTCTGGTTGGGCTCGCGGGCATCCGCTCTCGCGGGGACGGTGGGCCGCGCCTCGCTACCCGTCGGAGTCGCGGCCCAGGTGCCGCGTAGGCATCGTGGATTGCACGTCGTGGACCGGCGGTTCGTCGAACGAGCACACGCCCGAAGCACCGAGGTGCACGTGTGGACCGTGGACGATCCGGGGGAAATGGCCGAGCTGCTGGACGTGGGTGTCGACGGGGTGTTGACCGACCGTCCGGATCTGCTGCGGGACGTCCTGCGCGGGCGGGAGCAGTGGCACACGGCCCGGTAG
- a CDS encoding apolipoprotein N-acyltransferase (product_source=KO:K03820; cath_funfam=3.60.110.10; cog=COG0815; ko=KO:K03820; pfam=PF00795; superfamily=56317; tigrfam=TIGR00546; transmembrane_helix_parts=Outside_1_19,TMhelix_20_37,Inside_38_41,TMhelix_42_61,Outside_62_70,TMhelix_71_93,Inside_94_99,TMhelix_100_122,Outside_123_136,TMhelix_137_159,Inside_160_187,TMhelix_188_210,Outside_211_477,TMhelix_478_500,Inside_501_512), which translates to MSAVLAGLLLYWSCPPRELWWLSPVAVAGFVLAVRGGRARAGFWYGLLFGLAYTLPLLGWLLDFLGAQFGPWPWLGVCLVQALFFGLAGAGAARVTRLPAAPVWQAAVFLAAEVLRSALPFGGFPWGRLAFTQTDGVLLPLASVGGTALVGFAVALIGAGLAESVSRSPWPRGGVERGRGGIRGTVRLFVVPVCAVLVPVMAGLAVLPTVGAGSRSGTATVAVVQGNAPNVGLDLLYRDEQLQANHIRSARRLAADVAAGRVRRPDFVLLPEQVGSWGAQRRDPALRRVAERIGAPVIVGGLAYGPDGGLSNRIVRWGPDNGATGEYVKQHLVPFAEKIPLRSVAGAVSPFVQRFQQDMTAGEEPGVLAAGPARLGVGICYDVAYDDVFREAARAGADLFALPTNNAWYGRSEMSYQQLAMARLRAVEHDRAALVAATSGVSAVVRPDGSVRRSTEQFTAETVVADVPLRSSNTVATFLGRYVTWLVTALGAGAVLSTSLRRYRDRAPRRAR; encoded by the coding sequence GTGTCGGCCGTGCTCGCCGGGCTCCTGCTTTACTGGTCGTGCCCACCGCGTGAGCTGTGGTGGCTCTCCCCGGTAGCGGTGGCCGGTTTCGTGCTCGCCGTGCGCGGAGGCCGTGCCCGGGCCGGCTTCTGGTACGGGCTGCTGTTCGGGTTGGCCTACACCCTCCCGCTGCTCGGCTGGCTGCTGGATTTCCTCGGTGCGCAGTTCGGTCCGTGGCCGTGGCTCGGGGTGTGTCTGGTCCAAGCGCTGTTCTTCGGCCTCGCCGGAGCGGGTGCGGCCCGGGTCACCCGCCTGCCCGCCGCCCCCGTCTGGCAGGCGGCTGTTTTCCTGGCGGCCGAGGTGCTGCGTTCCGCGCTGCCTTTCGGCGGTTTCCCGTGGGGGCGGCTGGCGTTCACCCAGACCGATGGTGTGCTGCTGCCGCTCGCGTCGGTCGGGGGCACCGCGCTGGTCGGCTTCGCCGTGGCACTGATCGGGGCGGGACTGGCCGAGTCGGTGAGCCGGTCGCCGTGGCCAAGAGGTGGTGTCGAGCGCGGTCGAGGGGGGATCCGTGGCACGGTTCGGCTGTTCGTCGTGCCGGTCTGCGCGGTCCTGGTGCCCGTCATGGCGGGGCTGGCGGTGCTTCCCACCGTCGGCGCGGGAAGTCGATCCGGGACCGCCACGGTGGCCGTCGTGCAGGGCAATGCCCCCAACGTCGGTCTGGATCTGCTGTATCGGGACGAGCAGCTGCAGGCGAACCACATCCGGTCCGCTCGCCGGTTGGCGGCTGACGTGGCCGCCGGACGGGTTCGACGCCCCGACTTCGTGCTGCTGCCCGAACAGGTCGGCTCCTGGGGAGCACAGCGGCGGGATCCGGCGTTGCGGCGTGTCGCCGAGCGGATCGGTGCGCCGGTGATCGTCGGTGGTCTCGCTTACGGTCCGGACGGTGGGCTCAGCAATCGCATCGTGCGTTGGGGACCGGACAACGGGGCCACCGGGGAATACGTCAAGCAGCACCTGGTGCCGTTCGCCGAGAAGATTCCGCTGCGCTCGGTGGCGGGTGCGGTGAGTCCCTTCGTTCAGAGGTTCCAGCAGGACATGACCGCGGGGGAGGAGCCGGGGGTGCTGGCCGCCGGACCCGCACGGCTGGGAGTGGGGATTTGTTACGACGTGGCCTACGACGACGTGTTCCGGGAAGCGGCGCGTGCCGGAGCCGATCTGTTCGCGTTACCCACCAACAACGCGTGGTACGGCCGTTCGGAGATGAGTTATCAGCAGCTGGCCATGGCCCGGTTGCGTGCGGTCGAACACGATCGTGCGGCGCTCGTGGCAGCCACCTCCGGAGTGAGTGCCGTGGTGCGGCCGGACGGGAGCGTGCGGCGGAGCACGGAGCAGTTCACCGCCGAGACGGTCGTGGCCGACGTGCCGCTGCGTTCGTCGAACACGGTGGCCACCTTCCTGGGCCGCTACGTCACCTGGTTGGTGACCGCCCTCGGCGCGGGGGCTGTGCTGTCGACCTCACTGCGGCGCTACCGCGACCGTGCGCCGAGGCGGGCCCGTTGA